In Actinomycetes bacterium, one DNA window encodes the following:
- a CDS encoding GAF and ANTAR domain-containing protein produces the protein MPIDPTDLANSIGALGSLDPERGLAPTLQQVTDAAKQLFRADAAGLMLVDQQGQLRWASASDQSAQTVEDSQERLAQGPCAVAFRQRLPAAIRNIGTEPDWGEFTQVLLSEGICAALSVPVELDGGVIGTLDVYAGQARDWDPSEVAALQAYAGLVASLLSAAVTAQVKGRLAEQLQAALEHRWLIEQAKGVLMGRERLDAQTAFERLRGAARSSTRRLADVARDVTAGQPLPANRRDRARARAEQAKDRETAT, from the coding sequence ATGCCCATCGACCCGACCGACCTGGCCAACAGCATCGGCGCCCTGGGCAGCCTGGACCCAGAACGCGGCCTGGCCCCCACCCTGCAGCAGGTGACCGACGCGGCCAAGCAGCTGTTCCGAGCCGACGCGGCCGGCCTCATGCTGGTCGACCAACAGGGGCAGCTGCGCTGGGCCAGCGCATCTGACCAGAGCGCCCAGACCGTCGAGGACAGCCAGGAGCGGCTGGCCCAAGGCCCCTGTGCGGTGGCGTTCCGCCAACGGCTGCCGGCCGCCATCCGCAACATCGGCACCGAACCGGACTGGGGTGAGTTCACCCAGGTGCTGCTCAGCGAAGGGATCTGCGCGGCGTTGAGTGTGCCGGTGGAGCTGGACGGCGGGGTGATCGGCACCTTGGACGTCTACGCCGGCCAGGCGCGGGACTGGGATCCCAGCGAGGTCGCCGCCCTGCAGGCCTATGCCGGGCTGGTCGCCAGCCTGCTCAGCGCGGCGGTCACCGCCCAGGTCAAGGGTCGGCTGGCCGAGCAGCTGCAGGCCGCGTTGGAGCACCGCTGGCTGATCGAGCAGGCCAAGGGGGTGCTCATGGGCCGCGAGCGGCTGGACGCGCAGACCGCGTTCGAGCGGTTGCGGGGGGCGGCGCGGTCCTCGACCCGCCGGCTGGCCGATGTGGCCCGCGACGTGACCGCCGGCCAGCCCCTGCCAGCCAACCGGCGTGACCGGGCCAGGGCGCGGGCCGAGCAGGCCAAAGACCGCGAGACCGCCACCTAG